CCCCCGGTCAGGGTTCGTGCGCGGTTGAGCATATCGCGAACGAAGAACCGCACCTGCCCGTTGTCGATCTGCAGGAACCACTGCGAGCTGGCAGCACTCTCGGCGCTGCCGACGATCATGCCGGCGGCGCCAAAACCGCCGGAAGCATGACTGTTGGTACGGAGCATCACCTCGATCGAGAACGGGGCGCCGTACTTGAAATCAAAGAAGTCGGCCGTATCGTCCTTGTCCAGCACGATGCAGTCGTCCGTCGCCGAACTGAAATGCATCGCCCGGCCGTCGCCACCCGCCGCGCCCGGCACGTAGGTAGGCGCGCCCAAGGCCGTGGCGTGCATGTCGTAGCCGCTCGAATCGAGGATCGAGCCGTCGCGCGGGTTGGGTGTGCCCGCTGCCTGCTCGGCGAAGTCCCAACGCACGTGTTCGGCGGGCCCGTGTTCGAGCCACTGCTGGTCGAACTGCGTGAAGGCGATCTGCTGGTAGATGTGGTTGTAGCCCAGGTTGTAGCGACCCCGTTCGTAGAGCAGGTTGATCGTCTGATCGGGACTGATCGCCAGGTCGGAGTAGGCCGAGGGGCCGTAGTAGACGGTACGCGGATTGACGAACGATTCGGTTTCGTCGTAGCTGGTCAGCACCGACATTTTTTCGCGAACATCGCTCCCGTACGGGGTCGAATACAAGATACGGTTCGCGTCGTCGTTGATCACGTCCGTGAGCCGGATCGCGCTACCCTGCACATTGACGTTGCCCAGCGAGGCCACCTCGACGGGCGAGTCCCAAGTCGCGCCGCCGTCGTAGCTGTGAGCCGAATTCCGCAAGGGAATGCTGTCGTGGTCGTACCGCATCAGGTTGACCACGGAGCCGTCGAGCATCTCGACCGCGCTACCCTCTTCCAGATAGAACTCGCCGGTGATCGACTCGCCGTACTGCCAGGTCGTGCCGTGATCGTCGCTCCAGAAGGCGTGCGCGTAGGGCAGGTCGCGATCGATACCGCGATGGTACGACGGCACCAGCAGCCGGCCGCTGCTCAATTGGATCGCATGCCCTGGACCAGGCGCATAGAAGTCCCACAACGGGTCCTTGACCTGCGAGGTGATCTCCTCGGGAGCCGACCAGCTCGCCCCGTCGTCGCTGCTGCGGGTCACAAAGACCCGGCTGGCGTCGAGGATGTAGGGCATGATGATGTCGCCCGTCACCCGATCGACGATCGGCGTGGGGTTGTTCAGATTGAGCTCGTCGACAAACCCCGGCACGACGACCTGTAGGGGTTGCCAGGTTTGGCCATTATCGAAACTGCGCCGCAGGACCAGGTCGGTCACGGCGCGGTCCAGCGTGCTGTCGTAGCGCCCTTCGGCAAAGGCCAACAGCGCGCCGCTGTTCGATACCACCAGCCCCGGAATGCGGAACGTGTGGTACCCGTTGTCGCCGGCGTCGAACAGAACTTGCTGATGTAGTTGATCAATCGCGCAGGCCGGATGGACTGCTGGCTGCAGCAGTCCGACGGCAAGCATCGCCAGTCCGGCGAGCCGCGAAGATTGAGTGCGGAAGTTGGGTAGGTGTGGTATGCGTCTCAAGGGTGAAGCCGCCAGGGAAAACCAGCGCGCTGGTTGTCGTGTGAAGAAATGGATGCGGGCCAACAAAAAAACGGCGCGCAGCCCGATCCTGGGTTGCCGTCGCCGGAATGAGCGCTCGAGAGATTAGCGTTGTTCCGTAAGGAGGAGGCCCGAATTACCCGCACTGGCCCACCACACGCACACAGTAGATACGAACGTGATAGCGGTCAAGGATTTATGCGTGGAAAGCCGCACAAATCCGGCACCTTAGCGGGAATTCAGGAACCGCGCCCCCACGTTTGCGGAACCTCCCGGCCTAACCAGGATCGCTATGCCTCATTGAGGAGGCGGCGGCGGCAACGGCAACGTCGCTTGAGCCGTCAGCTTTTCGGAGTATTGCCGCAGCAGATCGAGCGTTTGCTGGAACTCCACACGGCCGGAGAGATCGTGGTATCGAGCGTCGGCGGCGACAGTCTGGTACCGCTGCATAGTCACCGCCAGGCGCGCGGAATCGACCTTGCCGCCCGGCTGCTGGAGTTCGGCCGGTAGCGCCAAATACTCGCGCCAGCGCTCGTCGAGCAGCGGTTGCAACGAAGCGGACGCCCGGAGCAAGGCCGGAGTGAGCGTCTCGAGCGTCGCGGCGCTGCCGGCAGGGGCGGGTTCCGGGGGCGGTACCAATCGGTTCGCGCCCGCGTAGCGCGAGACGAGGTCGAGAAACCGCATGGCCGACGGGGGAATGGCCGGTGCGACCTGGGCATTGGAAGCAGGCGCGACGGCCGCGTAGTACCGCGCCGTGGCCGCTTGATCGACCTGAAGTGCGGAGCCATCCAGGGCGGCGCCTGCGAAGATGCCGCGGCTGCGCGAATAAGAATAGATTTCGGCCTGCAACTTCACGTCCGTGCCGAGCGAGGCCTCGCGACCAACCGGTCCTGCAGCCGCCGATACACCGGCGCCAATCGTGAACTTGCCGGTCGCCAGGCTTTCCAGGCTGTGTTTGGTCTTGAAGACGAGCACCAGGTCCGTCGATTCGATGCCGGCCTGCCACCCAATACTGCCGCCGGTGATGGTGATGAACGTCGGAGCGACCCAGCCGCCGTTCTCGGCGCGGCTCACCAGAATTCCCCGGCCGTGACGTACGCCGACGACAAAGCCGCCCTTGGTCATGCGCGGCAAGACGGCAATCGCCTGGGCATCGGCCAGCATCGACTTGGGAATCGCGCTCGCCGGAGTGGCCATGATTTCGCCGAGCACTTGCGTGGCCAGGTCGACCACGGCCGCTTCGCCGATGGCTGCCGAGGGAGCCGGCGGAGCCGTGACTCCAGCAGAGGTGGGAAACTGGGCGACCGCTACCGAGGTGGTCAGGGCGAGGGCGGCCAAGCAGGCAGACACCATCCAACGACGCCAATCCATGACGACTTCTCCCGGGGAAACTACCGCATCCGTTCAACCGCTGATCGTACCGGGAAGGCAGAATTCCGGCAATTCGAGCCGGGAAACCGGCCGCTAGATCAGCGCACCACCCAGGGGGGCCACGGCCCGGCGCTTCGCCCGGCGTTTGCCCGCGGCCGTGCTGGTCGAGCCGCCCACTTCGGGGGCCGGCGGCATGGCTCCCGACAGGACGTCGTTGCCCGCCGAACTCTGGATCTGCGCCAAAGCCG
This region of Pirellulales bacterium genomic DNA includes:
- a CDS encoding exo-alpha-sialidase, with the translated sequence MLAVGLLQPAVHPACAIDQLHQQVLFDAGDNGYHTFRIPGLVVSNSGALLAFAEGRYDSTLDRAVTDLVLRRSFDNGQTWQPLQVVVPGFVDELNLNNPTPIVDRVTGDIIMPYILDASRVFVTRSSDDGASWSAPEEITSQVKDPLWDFYAPGPGHAIQLSSGRLLVPSYHRGIDRDLPYAHAFWSDDHGTTWQYGESITGEFYLEEGSAVEMLDGSVVNLMRYDHDSIPLRNSAHSYDGGATWDSPVEVASLGNVNVQGSAIRLTDVINDDANRILYSTPYGSDVREKMSVLTSYDETESFVNPRTVYYGPSAYSDLAISPDQTINLLYERGRYNLGYNHIYQQIAFTQFDQQWLEHGPAEHVRWDFAEQAAGTPNPRDGSILDSSGYDMHATALGAPTYVPGAAGGDGRAMHFSSATDDCIVLDKDDTADFFDFKYGAPFSIEVMLRTNSHASGGFGAAGMIVGSAESAASSQWFLQIDNGQVRFFVRDMLNRARTLTGGTDLANGEWFKINAVRDTNDRLFKLYINGVLVAERSDDLLDILTGEADVMIGEWLDMTRSFDGDIDYISFSRSVFSPVAVPEPSSLVLLATGVFAGGLFCRRRRHEAREVHP
- a CDS encoding lipid-binding SYLF domain-containing protein, with amino-acid sequence MDWRRWMVSACLAALALTTSVAVAQFPTSAGVTAPPAPSAAIGEAAVVDLATQVLGEIMATPASAIPKSMLADAQAIAVLPRMTKGGFVVGVRHGRGILVSRAENGGWVAPTFITITGGSIGWQAGIESTDLVLVFKTKHSLESLATGKFTIGAGVSAAAGPVGREASLGTDVKLQAEIYSYSRSRGIFAGAALDGSALQVDQAATARYYAAVAPASNAQVAPAIPPSAMRFLDLVSRYAGANRLVPPPEPAPAGSAATLETLTPALLRASASLQPLLDERWREYLALPAELQQPGGKVDSARLAVTMQRYQTVAADARYHDLSGRVEFQQTLDLLRQYSEKLTAQATLPLPPPPPQ